From the Roseibium salinum genome, one window contains:
- the pbpC gene encoding penicillin-binding protein 1C, with product MRARQRNSWRLYRQWATAAGLALAVLGGCAVLKVRHDYATLPPLPQIADLPLSVVVLDRKDRLLRAFTSDDDKWRLPVGLGEIDPLYVKMLLAFEDKRFFAHGGVDLRALVRSAVQSARSGRIVSGGSTLTMQVARLLDEKPTRTLKRKYEQVLKAVQLERSFSKEDILRIYALRAPFGGNLEGVRAASLTWFGKEPGRLTPAEAALLVALPQSPESRRPDRFPAEIRRARDRVLARAAAAGVLTEEEAQSAAAEPVRASRHAMPFLAPHESRHARISAPSKPVHRLTLDRDLQSALEKLARQKIGSRPSPVSMAIMVADHQSGEILARIGAPDLLDNGRQGHVDMTRAIRSPGSTLKPFIYGLAFEEGIGLPGSFIVDRPTDIGGYQPTNFDQAYQGTVTLREALQLSLNTPAVQLLEAVGPARLIARLKRAGVRPVLEDGAAPGLAISLGGLGLSLGDLTQLYAALARGGEPISLSACRLDCDVAGTAGHPGNVLSPKAAWLVSDILTGLPQSQGDETSHIAYKTGTAYGYRDAWAVGYDGRYVVSVWLGRPDGTPVPGETGASAAVPVLFEVFQKLGPGRVPLPDAPPEALLGANVSVPAPLRYARLPERRDMAGPGEGLQISYPPNGAELDLGFASTGQESAKPQPLVVKLKGGAGPFSILVNGAPLPEKALRRQLIWQPEAPGSRQCDDPGCAWRKRESDGLASIASAPHMGMKSGTPCLVDTNLRRLLRPKAGFSHAGSR from the coding sequence ATGAGAGCACGGCAGCGCAACAGCTGGCGTCTGTACCGGCAGTGGGCGACCGCTGCCGGGCTCGCACTTGCCGTGCTTGGCGGGTGCGCCGTGCTGAAAGTCCGGCACGATTACGCAACCCTGCCTCCCTTGCCGCAGATTGCGGACCTGCCGCTCTCGGTGGTGGTGCTCGACCGCAAGGACAGGCTCCTGCGGGCATTCACCAGCGACGACGACAAGTGGCGCCTGCCGGTCGGCCTTGGCGAAATCGACCCGCTTTACGTCAAGATGCTGCTCGCCTTCGAGGATAAGCGGTTTTTCGCTCACGGCGGGGTGGATCTGCGCGCCTTAGTCCGGTCGGCGGTGCAGAGCGCACGTTCGGGACGAATCGTCTCCGGCGGCTCGACGCTGACCATGCAGGTGGCAAGGCTCCTGGACGAAAAACCGACAAGGACGCTGAAACGCAAATACGAACAGGTTCTGAAAGCCGTCCAGCTGGAGCGATCCTTTTCAAAAGAGGACATCCTGAGAATATACGCGCTGCGGGCGCCGTTCGGCGGCAACCTGGAAGGCGTGCGGGCTGCGAGCCTGACCTGGTTCGGCAAGGAACCCGGGCGCCTGACACCGGCCGAGGCCGCCCTGCTGGTCGCCCTGCCGCAAAGTCCGGAATCCCGTCGCCCCGACCGTTTCCCCGCGGAAATCCGTCGGGCCCGCGACCGCGTGCTGGCCCGCGCCGCCGCCGCCGGCGTTCTGACCGAGGAAGAGGCGCAGTCGGCGGCCGCCGAACCCGTTCGCGCAAGCCGGCACGCGATGCCGTTCCTGGCGCCCCATGAAAGCCGCCATGCGCGCATCAGCGCTCCCTCGAAGCCCGTGCACCGCCTGACTTTGGACCGCGACCTGCAGTCGGCGCTCGAGAAGCTGGCCCGCCAGAAGATCGGCTCTCGTCCGAGCCCCGTCTCGATGGCGATCATGGTCGCCGATCATCAGAGCGGCGAAATCCTGGCAAGGATCGGTGCTCCGGATCTTCTGGACAACGGCCGTCAGGGGCATGTCGACATGACCCGCGCCATCCGCTCCCCCGGCTCGACGCTGAAACCGTTCATATACGGATTGGCATTCGAGGAGGGAATCGGCCTGCCGGGCAGTTTCATCGTCGACCGGCCGACGGATATCGGTGGCTATCAGCCCACGAATTTCGATCAGGCCTATCAGGGAACCGTGACGCTCCGCGAGGCCTTGCAACTGTCCTTGAACACGCCTGCGGTGCAATTGCTGGAAGCCGTAGGCCCGGCACGGCTGATAGCACGTCTGAAGCGGGCCGGTGTCCGCCCTGTTCTGGAGGACGGCGCAGCGCCGGGACTGGCCATCAGCCTCGGAGGACTGGGCCTGTCGCTTGGGGACCTGACGCAGCTATACGCTGCACTGGCACGGGGCGGGGAGCCAATCTCCCTGTCGGCCTGCCGTCTCGACTGTGATGTTGCCGGAACGGCCGGGCATCCGGGAAACGTCCTGTCCCCGAAGGCCGCCTGGCTGGTAAGCGACATCCTGACCGGCCTTCCCCAGTCGCAGGGGGACGAGACCTCCCATATCGCCTACAAGACCGGCACCGCCTACGGCTATCGCGATGCCTGGGCCGTCGGGTATGACGGGCGCTATGTCGTCTCTGTCTGGCTGGGCCGCCCCGACGGAACCCCCGTCCCGGGTGAAACGGGGGCAAGTGCGGCGGTCCCGGTCCTTTTCGAAGTTTTCCAAAAGCTGGGCCCGGGCAGGGTGCCGCTGCCGGACGCCCCGCCGGAAGCCCTTCTCGGCGCAAACGTGTCTGTGCCGGCACCGCTGCGCTATGCCCGTCTGCCGGAACGGCGCGATATGGCCGGACCGGGTGAAGGGCTGCAGATTTCCTATCCGCCCAACGGCGCGGAGCTGGACCTGGGTTTTGCCTCGACCGGGCAGGAGAGCGCCAAGCCGCAGCCGCTCGTCGTCAAGCTGAAGGGTGGTGCAGGGCCTTTTTCCATTCTCGTCAACGGCGCACCACTTCCGGAAAAGGCGCTGAGACGGCAATTGATCTGGCAGCCGGAAGCTCCCGGATCTCGCCAGTGTGACGATCCTGGATGCGCATGGCGCAAGCGCGAGAGTGACGGTCTTGCTTCGATAGCGTCGGCACCCCACATGGGGATGAAATCGGGCACGCCATGCCTCGTCGATACGAATCTCCGGCGCTTGCTGCGACCGAAAGCCGGCTTTTCCCACGCCGGTTCCAGATAG
- the parA gene encoding ParA family partition ATPase translates to MSGRILTVAQQKGGSGKTTIAAHLAVALAARSGEPVAILDVDPQGSLGTWYEAREDSLGEDNTGLEFRTASGWGARREARSLARSHGYVVIDTPPKADTDAKPAIDAADFVIVPIQPTPVDLWATSQTIEIAARENTPALMVLNRVPPRASLTGEMAAAILASGYDALTARLGNRTIFASAMGRGCSVTEEAPSSKAAQEVDLLIEELIARIG, encoded by the coding sequence ATGTCCGGGCGGATTCTGACTGTTGCACAGCAAAAGGGCGGTTCAGGAAAGACAACCATAGCGGCTCATCTTGCCGTGGCACTCGCGGCACGGTCCGGCGAGCCGGTTGCCATACTCGACGTCGATCCGCAAGGGTCTCTGGGAACCTGGTATGAAGCGCGGGAAGACAGCCTCGGAGAAGACAATACCGGGCTGGAATTCCGCACCGCTTCCGGCTGGGGCGCGCGGCGCGAAGCCCGATCGCTCGCAAGGTCCCACGGCTATGTGGTGATAGACACGCCCCCCAAGGCGGACACGGATGCCAAACCCGCCATTGATGCCGCCGACTTCGTCATCGTTCCGATCCAGCCGACGCCTGTCGACCTTTGGGCAACATCTCAAACCATTGAAATTGCCGCCCGCGAGAATACGCCGGCGCTGATGGTGCTCAACCGCGTTCCGCCGCGCGCGTCCCTGACGGGTGAAATGGCTGCCGCGATCCTTGCCTCAGGCTATGATGCCTTGACGGCACGGCTCGGAAACCGCACCATATTCGCGTCAGCCATGGGCAGGGGATGTTCCGTTACGGAAGAGGCTCCTTCCAGCAAGGCGGCTCAGGAAGTCGATCTTCTGATTGAGGAACTGATCGCCCGGATCGGTTAA
- a CDS encoding alpha-2-macroglobulin family protein: MKNLLKSALVALALAGGTGFSVPQAEAQDRRIVTIDDADFFGSDYRTVKDVDLDGCKSACLQDGQCRAFTFNTSAGWCFLKSDFGELQSFAGAIAGRVVEVQAPRADMSVDRKAELSFLPQTQLESAETYSLSISNSVNPRGQTADQLRSNGQAALNDRNGVLAEADFLQLIVLEPGDFDAWTRLTSALLLQNPDNWQDRETKQKNAVSAAINAYLRSVGVPERAYALDLLGRSLERRGEYKSAIRSFRASLALEENSGRRQRYDRLVAAHGFRIVDHQVDSDSASPRICLVFSQALPVGEDMSPYVTVRGEGTLSIEAEGNQICADGLKHGARYQVAARSGLPAADGEKLEKTAELSVYVKDRSPTVHFLSRSYVLPSGGNPTIPIVSVNTDEVETAIYRVGNRSVADILRDERFLRQLDTYQADQIEDELGEKVWSGIVETENRLNQDITTAIPVSETGIELKPGVYAMTARSKLDVQNRWGALATQWFLVSDLGLTALTGDNGIAANIRSLSSAKALEGVAVKLLAVNNEILGETTTNAEGFAEFAPGLTRGQGGRAPAVLVAESGAGDYSFLDLRKPAFDLSDRGVEGRPAPGPLDVFAWTDRGIYKAGETVHAQALLRNSKAVAQEDFPLTFVFSRPDGVEHARFTVNDGGLGGHLQDLTLAQSAQQGIWSWQVFADPKGSSLARETFLVEDYQPERVDFELDTDAKTFSRTEPLQVTLEAKFLYGSPASGQTLEGDIVVRPVRTLAAYPGYEFGLEDSEAYPERGSLPSGLKTDEDGRLTFEVTLPELPDTTLLYESELIARLVEAGGRYVERDLKLPVALDGPRIGVKPAFDGGVDEGGPADFSVIVVGADGAEQDAFGLSWTLSRVHRRYQWYRLDGRWSFEPITTSQRVASGEIETKAGQPGQLSLPVEWGEYRLDVEGSGDVQTSTSVTFNAGWYTADASSDTPDYLDVGLDKTSYRPGDTAKLRLKPQMAGIAVVNVVSGGLLASRTVEVSGEETEVEIPVSDDWGAGAYITASLYRPMDLDQKRMPSRAIGLSWLQVDPGDRVIGVELSAPARILPETTLEVPVRLANLEPGTQAYLTVAAVDVGILNLTGYETPEPDDWYFGQRRLGTDMRDLYGQLIDRMAGTMGRVRSGGDAMAMRLDAPPPDEEPVALFSGLVDVGTDGEATVSFDIPAFNGALKLMAVAWTKDGVGHADSEVEVRSPVVMTASAPAFLAPGDQSRLALEIDNVDGAAGAYELEVSAGNGLTLEEGAASLTRALDMAQGKKSLVLLPVSAGAAPVTSEIVASLTGPDGKVYVKRFSLEVKDTQPEVVRRSSFQLASGDSLTLGADSFDGLRTDTVDVTLTAGGAANIDIAGLLAALDRYPYGCTEQTTSRALPLLYLSEVAEAAGLGSDSAIRERVVKAIASVLANQSSSGDFGLWNSYGDGDTWLDAYVTDFLTRAKEKGYQVPDLAFTTALDNLENRLAYASDFQDGGEGIAYALYVLARNGRASMGDLRYYLDAKLQSFATPLAKAQLAAGLALYGERSRAETGFRAALAALPDLKQQTYRPDYGSVLRDSAAVTDYVVSASMGDSLQGEAVDFLKSAQTRKSSRSTQDMAWLLLAAQALNESAGEARISVRGEETAGRLAWSFSGEDISGSSTVVKNNGREATDLLVSVVGQPTTPEPAGGNDYAVERTVYDLDGNPVDPTAVPVNTRLAVVVTVRALTDQPGRLMVVDRLPAGLAIDNPRLVRSGDLGGLSFLSTIDQPEHSAFYADRFEVAVDQTRHGGKELTFAYLARAATPGEFAHPPASVEDMYRPERRAITETGRFVVLGPTR, encoded by the coding sequence ATGAAAAACCTTCTCAAATCCGCCTTGGTAGCCCTCGCGCTCGCGGGTGGCACCGGCTTTTCGGTTCCCCAGGCTGAAGCCCAGGACCGGCGTATCGTTACGATCGACGATGCCGATTTTTTCGGCAGTGACTACAGGACGGTGAAGGATGTCGATCTGGACGGCTGCAAGTCGGCCTGCCTCCAGGACGGGCAATGCCGCGCATTCACCTTCAATACGTCTGCCGGCTGGTGCTTCCTGAAATCGGACTTCGGCGAATTGCAGAGTTTCGCCGGCGCCATTGCCGGCCGTGTCGTCGAGGTGCAGGCGCCGCGGGCGGATATGAGCGTGGACCGCAAGGCGGAACTCTCCTTCCTGCCGCAAACCCAACTCGAGAGTGCCGAAACCTATTCCCTCAGCATTTCCAATTCCGTCAACCCGCGCGGACAGACCGCGGATCAACTGCGCAGCAACGGACAGGCTGCCCTGAACGACCGGAACGGCGTCCTGGCCGAGGCCGATTTCCTGCAGCTGATCGTGCTGGAGCCGGGCGACTTTGATGCCTGGACGCGGCTGACGAGCGCGCTGCTTTTGCAGAATCCCGACAACTGGCAGGACCGGGAGACCAAGCAGAAGAACGCGGTCTCAGCGGCGATCAATGCCTATCTGCGTTCGGTAGGCGTGCCGGAGCGCGCATATGCCCTTGACCTTCTGGGCCGCTCGCTGGAGCGGCGCGGCGAGTACAAGAGCGCCATCAGGTCTTTCAGGGCATCCCTGGCGCTTGAGGAGAATTCCGGCCGGCGGCAACGCTACGACCGGTTGGTCGCCGCGCATGGATTCCGGATCGTCGATCACCAGGTGGATTCCGACAGCGCGTCGCCGCGCATCTGCCTGGTGTTCTCGCAGGCATTGCCCGTCGGTGAAGACATGAGCCCTTATGTGACCGTTAGGGGTGAGGGCACGCTTTCCATCGAAGCGGAAGGCAACCAGATCTGTGCGGACGGTCTCAAGCACGGTGCCCGCTATCAGGTGGCCGCACGCAGCGGCCTTCCGGCCGCGGACGGTGAAAAGCTGGAAAAGACCGCTGAACTCTCGGTCTATGTGAAGGACCGCTCGCCGACGGTGCATTTCCTCAGCAGGTCCTATGTGCTGCCCTCCGGCGGAAATCCGACAATTCCGATCGTCTCGGTGAATACCGACGAGGTGGAAACCGCGATCTATCGGGTCGGCAACCGTTCCGTCGCAGATATCCTGCGCGACGAGCGGTTCCTGCGCCAACTGGACACCTATCAGGCGGACCAGATCGAGGATGAGCTTGGCGAGAAGGTCTGGTCCGGCATTGTGGAGACCGAAAACCGGCTCAATCAGGACATCACCACGGCCATTCCGGTGTCCGAAACAGGCATCGAACTGAAACCGGGCGTCTATGCGATGACGGCACGGTCGAAACTTGACGTGCAAAACCGCTGGGGAGCGCTTGCCACGCAATGGTTCCTGGTTTCGGATCTCGGCCTGACTGCGCTGACGGGCGACAACGGCATTGCGGCGAATATCCGCTCGCTCTCGAGCGCGAAAGCCCTGGAAGGCGTCGCCGTCAAGCTGCTTGCGGTCAACAATGAAATCCTCGGCGAAACGACGACCAACGCGGAAGGCTTCGCCGAATTCGCGCCCGGTCTGACACGCGGCCAGGGCGGACGTGCGCCCGCCGTTCTCGTCGCGGAATCGGGAGCGGGGGACTATTCCTTCCTCGATCTGCGCAAACCGGCCTTCGATCTGTCGGACCGCGGCGTTGAAGGACGGCCGGCCCCTGGCCCCCTTGACGTCTTCGCCTGGACCGATCGCGGGATCTACAAGGCAGGCGAGACCGTTCACGCTCAAGCCCTGTTGCGCAACTCCAAGGCTGTCGCGCAGGAAGACTTCCCCCTGACCTTCGTCTTTTCCCGCCCGGACGGCGTCGAACATGCCCGCTTCACAGTCAATGACGGCGGCCTCGGCGGACATCTGCAGGATCTGACCCTGGCGCAATCCGCGCAGCAGGGCATCTGGTCGTGGCAAGTCTTTGCCGACCCGAAGGGCAGTTCTCTGGCGCGAGAGACTTTCCTGGTGGAGGACTATCAGCCCGAGCGGGTCGATTTCGAGCTTGATACCGATGCCAAGACCTTCAGCCGGACAGAGCCTCTCCAGGTGACCCTGGAGGCGAAATTTCTCTATGGCTCACCTGCCAGCGGCCAGACGCTGGAAGGGGACATTGTCGTACGGCCCGTGCGCACCCTGGCCGCTTATCCCGGCTATGAATTCGGACTTGAGGATTCGGAAGCCTATCCCGAGCGCGGCTCCCTTCCGTCCGGCTTGAAAACCGACGAGGACGGCAGGCTCACCTTCGAGGTTACCCTGCCGGAGCTGCCGGACACGACACTTCTCTACGAGAGCGAGCTGATCGCGCGGCTGGTCGAGGCCGGCGGGCGCTACGTGGAACGGGATCTCAAGCTGCCGGTCGCCCTCGACGGGCCGCGCATCGGCGTCAAGCCGGCCTTCGACGGCGGCGTCGACGAAGGCGGCCCGGCCGATTTTTCCGTCATCGTCGTTGGTGCCGACGGCGCAGAACAGGATGCCTTCGGCCTGAGCTGGACGCTGTCGCGGGTCCACCGGCGCTACCAGTGGTACCGGCTCGATGGCCGCTGGTCCTTTGAGCCCATCACCACATCACAGCGGGTCGCCAGCGGCGAGATCGAGACAAAGGCGGGTCAGCCGGGACAATTGTCCTTGCCTGTCGAGTGGGGCGAATACCGGCTCGACGTGGAGGGAAGCGGCGACGTGCAGACCTCGACCAGCGTGACTTTCAACGCCGGCTGGTACACGGCGGACGCATCCTCCGATACGCCTGACTATCTTGATGTCGGCCTGGACAAGACAAGTTACCGGCCGGGAGACACGGCAAAACTGCGCCTCAAGCCGCAGATGGCGGGGATAGCGGTCGTGAATGTTGTCTCCGGAGGTCTTCTTGCCAGCCGGACGGTGGAAGTTTCCGGCGAGGAAACCGAGGTCGAGATACCCGTGAGCGATGACTGGGGCGCAGGAGCCTATATCACCGCAAGCCTCTATCGCCCGATGGATCTGGACCAGAAGCGCATGCCGTCGCGCGCAATCGGCCTGTCCTGGCTGCAGGTCGACCCGGGTGACCGCGTCATCGGGGTCGAGCTGTCCGCTCCCGCCCGGATCCTGCCGGAAACGACCCTTGAGGTGCCGGTCAGACTCGCCAATCTCGAGCCCGGCACACAGGCCTACCTGACCGTGGCTGCGGTCGATGTCGGCATCCTGAACCTGACCGGCTACGAGACGCCGGAGCCTGATGACTGGTATTTCGGCCAGCGGCGCCTGGGCACGGATATGCGCGACCTTTACGGCCAGCTGATCGACCGGATGGCCGGCACGATGGGCCGTGTTCGCTCGGGCGGCGACGCCATGGCCATGCGCCTCGACGCACCTCCCCCGGATGAGGAGCCGGTCGCTCTGTTCTCCGGTCTGGTGGACGTTGGCACGGATGGCGAGGCCACGGTCTCGTTCGACATTCCTGCGTTCAACGGCGCATTGAAACTCATGGCGGTGGCCTGGACCAAGGACGGTGTCGGTCATGCCGACAGTGAAGTGGAAGTCCGTTCGCCTGTTGTGATGACGGCAAGCGCACCGGCATTCCTTGCGCCCGGCGACCAGTCGCGTCTCGCCCTTGAAATCGACAATGTCGACGGCGCGGCGGGAGCCTACGAGCTTGAGGTCTCGGCTGGCAACGGGCTGACGCTTGAAGAGGGGGCCGCGAGCCTGACCCGTGCGCTTGACATGGCTCAGGGCAAGAAGTCTCTCGTTCTTCTGCCAGTTTCCGCGGGTGCTGCGCCGGTGACGAGCGAAATCGTCGCCTCGCTGACGGGGCCGGACGGCAAGGTCTATGTCAAACGCTTCAGCCTGGAGGTCAAGGATACCCAGCCGGAAGTCGTCCGCAGGTCTTCGTTCCAACTGGCCTCCGGCGACAGTCTCACGCTCGGCGCGGACAGTTTCGACGGACTGCGCACCGACACCGTTGACGTGACCCTGACGGCCGGCGGTGCTGCCAACATCGACATTGCGGGCCTGCTCGCCGCCCTGGATCGCTATCCCTATGGCTGCACGGAGCAAACCACCAGCCGGGCTCTGCCGCTCCTTTACTTGAGCGAAGTGGCCGAAGCGGCGGGTCTCGGGTCGGACAGTGCCATCCGGGAGCGGGTCGTGAAAGCGATTGCGAGCGTGCTGGCCAACCAGTCCTCTTCCGGAGATTTCGGTCTTTGGAACAGCTACGGCGACGGCGACACCTGGCTTGACGCCTATGTCACCGACTTCCTGACCCGCGCGAAGGAAAAAGGCTATCAGGTTCCGGATCTCGCCTTCACCACGGCGCTGGACAATCTCGAGAACCGGCTGGCCTATGCGTCCGATTTCCAGGACGGCGGCGAGGGGATTGCCTATGCGCTCTACGTGCTGGCCCGCAACGGCCGCGCCTCGATGGGCGACCTGCGTTACTATCTCGACGCCAAGCTGCAGAGCTTCGCGACCCCGCTGGCAAAGGCCCAGCTGGCGGCCGGGCTGGCGCTCTATGGCGAGCGCAGCCGCGCGGAAACCGGCTTCAGGGCTGCCCTGGCCGCCCTTCCGGACCTGAAGCAGCAGACATACCGGCCCGACTACGGATCGGTGCTGCGCGACAGCGCGGCTGTCACCGACTATGTCGTGTCCGCATCCATGGGCGACAGCCTGCAGGGCGAGGCGGTCGATTTCCTGAAATCGGCACAGACCCGGAAATCCAGCCGCTCCACACAGGACATGGCGTGGTTGTTGCTGGCCGCGCAGGCCCTCAACGAGTCGGCCGGCGAGGCGCGGATCTCCGTCCGGGGCGAGGAAACCGCCGGGCGGCTTGCCTGGTCTTTCAGCGGCGAGGACATCTCTGGCTCGTCTACCGTGGTGAAAAACAACGGCAGAGAGGCGACGGATCTACTGGTTTCCGTGGTCGGGCAGCCCACCACGCCGGAGCCGGCGGGCGGCAATGATTACGCGGTGGAACGCACGGTCTACGATCTTGACGGCAATCCGGTCGACCCGACGGCCGTGCCGGTCAACACCCGGCTGGCCGTTGTCGTTACGGTTCGCGCCCTGACGGACCAGCCGGGGCGCTTGATGGTGGTCGACCGTCTCCCGGCGGGCCTTGCCATCGACAACCCGCGCCTAGTGCGCTCGGGGGATTTGGGCGGGCTCTCCTTCCTGTCGACGATCGACCAGCCGGAGCATTCGGCCTTCTACGCGGACAGGTTCGAAGTCGCGGTCGACCAGACCCGGCATGGCGGCAAGGAACTGACCTTTGCCTATCTTGCCCGCGCAGCGACACCGGGAGAATTCGCCCATCCTCCGGCGTCCGTGGAAGACATGTACCGGCCCGAACGGCGCGCGATCACGGAAACCGGCCGCTTCGTCGTCCTGGGGCCGACGCGGTAA